The proteins below are encoded in one region of Manis pentadactyla isolate mManPen7 chromosome 2, mManPen7.hap1, whole genome shotgun sequence:
- the LOC118930369 gene encoding uncharacterized protein LOC118930369 encodes MAAGRAASGTGAIGRGRCPLREAAGWGASLRCLRPGAQSSPPSAGAPQEAAAGGGERGLQWAAAWTGCLHGGPWGQQLREARVSVRGADLRGYHPQVAQPEARARERGAGSAAGRSVEGLPPRRAVGLAAAGGAGVCAERISEVGGGWRCLFGVGCRVQGQQRCKGTESAHNRRPAPASQSQGPPTPLPSTEAQLPSPEPASRLAPPAGALTPPARTPAATTALQCLLPADADLGYLCLGSLTPSALCCQTPSDPCHRHQRPSGQGPGSLVLMQASPPCSSLAHSLHREQLHLSELNP; translated from the exons GGGGCGGGCGGCGTCGGGTACGGGAGCGATCGGGCGGGGAAGGTGTCCGCTGCGAGAAGCCGCAGGCTGGGGCGCCTCGCTGCGGTGTCTGCGACCGGGGGCGCAGTCCAGCCCGCCGTCCGCTGGTGCGCCCCAAGAGGCGGCAGCGGGCGGCGGGGAGCGGGGTCTGCAGTGGGCCGCAGCGTGGACGGGCTGCCTCCACGGAGGGCCGTGGGGTCAGCAGCTGCGGGAGGCGCGAGTGTCTGTGCGCGGGGCGGACCTCCGAGGCTACCATCCGCAGGTGGCGCAGCCAGAGGCGAGGGCAAGGGAGCGGGGAGCGGGGTCTGCAGCGGGCCGCAGCGTGGAAGGGCTGCCTCCACGGAGGGCCGTGGGGTTAGCAGCTGCGGGAGGCGCGGGTGTCTGCGCGGAGCGGATCTCTGAGGTTGGCGGCGGCTGGCGGTGTCTCTTTGGTGTCGGTTGTCGGGTGCAGGGGCAACAACGTTGTAAGGGGACGGAGTCCGCCCACAACCGACGCCCAGCCCCCGCCAGCCAAAGCCAAGGGCCTCCGACGCCACTTCCTTCCACCGAAGCGCAGCTACCATCCCCGGAACCCGCCTCCCGCCTAGCCCCGCCAGCCGGTGCGCTGACACCCCCGGCCCGGACACCTGCCGCCACCACTGCCCTCCAGTGCCTTCTTCCCGCTGACGCTGACCTTGGCTACCTTTGCCTTGGCTCACTGACGCCCAGCGCTCTCTGCTGCCAGACGCCCTCAGACCCCTGCCACCGCCACCAGAGGCCCTCTGGCCAGGGACCCGGCTCCCTCGTTCTCATGCAGGCCTCGCCACCTTGCAGCAGCCTAGCTCATA GTCTCCACAGGGAACAACTTCATCTCTCTGAACTCAACCCATGA